In Paenibacillus hexagrammi, the following are encoded in one genomic region:
- a CDS encoding metal-dependent hydrolase: MDTGTHLVIGLGLAGLAHIDPVVAADPTVATAVFIGTVVGSQIPDADGLLRFKGNAVYIRNHRGRSHSLPALAIWTLLITGVLALCFHGLPLRHVLMWVGIAVCFHVFTDLFNTYGTQALRPISEKWVSWNIIHIFDPFIFLSHIIAIVMWAFHIASPTLIFPILYGLIAVYYMWRSLDHYILEKGLFRKDPTYKPGDSYTLIATFHLYVWNVVKRRGDGTYQLGELRNLKLKWIDTVKCDSHPAIEVSKNHENIQALLYFSSFTCAEVKEHRWGYEVRWADVRYRHRKQYPFVAVLLMDHEYNTLDSYVGWVNDTRLEKKLRVDLY; the protein is encoded by the coding sequence TTGGACACTGGAACACATCTTGTTATCGGCTTGGGACTGGCGGGACTTGCTCACATTGATCCCGTAGTAGCTGCAGATCCTACAGTGGCTACCGCTGTTTTTATCGGCACCGTTGTCGGGTCACAAATTCCCGATGCGGACGGGCTGCTGCGATTTAAGGGAAATGCCGTCTATATTCGCAACCATCGGGGACGTTCCCATTCTCTCCCCGCACTGGCGATTTGGACCCTGCTCATTACAGGCGTGCTTGCTCTCTGCTTTCACGGCTTGCCGCTAAGGCACGTGCTCATGTGGGTAGGTATTGCCGTTTGTTTTCACGTTTTTACCGATTTGTTCAATACTTACGGTACACAGGCGCTTAGGCCTATCTCGGAGAAATGGGTCTCGTGGAACATTATACACATCTTTGATCCGTTTATCTTTCTCAGCCATATTATCGCCATCGTGATGTGGGCCTTTCACATCGCCAGCCCGACACTAATTTTCCCTATCCTTTATGGGCTCATAGCGGTTTACTATATGTGGCGTTCACTCGATCATTATATTTTGGAAAAGGGCTTGTTCCGCAAAGATCCCACCTATAAGCCCGGGGACTCGTACACCTTAATTGCAACCTTTCACCTATATGTATGGAATGTGGTAAAGAGACGCGGAGATGGAACCTACCAGCTCGGAGAGCTGAGAAACCTAAAGCTCAAATGGATCGATACCGTCAAATGCGACAGCCATCCGGCGATTGAAGTATCGAAGAACCACGAGAACATTCAAGCTCTGCTCTATTTCTCCTCGTTCACCTGCGCGGAAGTCAAAGAGCACCGTTGGGGCTATGAGGTCAGATGGGCCGATGTCCGTTACCGCCACCGCAAGCAGTATCCATTCGTCGCCGTTCTGCTCATGGATCATGAGTACAATACCCTTGATTCGTATGTCGGCTGGGTAAACGATACCCGCTTAGAGAAGAAGCTTCGTGTGGATTTATATTAA
- a CDS encoding alpha/beta-type small acid-soluble spore protein, producing MGTGQSRNSNTLVVPQANQALDQLKYEVAQELGIQIPQDGYYGYMATRDTGAIGGHITRRLVQIAEQTLAGQFR from the coding sequence ATGGGTACAGGACAATCTCGTAACAGTAATACGCTAGTAGTTCCGCAAGCCAACCAAGCTTTGGACCAATTGAAGTATGAGGTAGCTCAAGAGCTGGGCATCCAAATTCCTCAAGATGGTTACTATGGTTACATGGCAACTCGTGACACCGGTGCAATCGGTGGTCACATCACTCGCCGCTTGGTGCAAATCGCTGAGCAAACGCTGGCTGGACAATTCCGTTAA
- a CDS encoding DUF5325 family protein, producing the protein MSKPLALLFALVGTLLLASISFFIALRQPWMVLLCALIALGFIGYGFAFKAKLRKRNKQNR; encoded by the coding sequence ATGAGCAAACCGCTCGCACTATTATTCGCCCTGGTCGGTACCTTGCTGCTGGCCTCGATCAGCTTCTTCATTGCGTTAAGACAGCCATGGATGGTACTCCTGTGCGCGCTGATCGCTCTTGGTTTTATAGGGTACGGCTTCGCCTTCAAAGCCAAGCTGCGCAAAAGGAACAAGCAGAACCGTTGA
- the bshA gene encoding N-acetyl-alpha-D-glucosaminyl L-malate synthase BshA, with amino-acid sequence MVKRLKIGISCYPTLGGSGVVATELGKMLAERGHEVHFITDRMPFRLGQFHSNIFYHEVEVSDYYVFRYPPYDLALANKLAQVAKQEKLDILHVHYAVPHAICAYLAKQMVGDHLKVVTTLHGTDITILGHDPSLRDLIRLAIHQSDAVTAVSQDLIAETYEVLGNEKPIELVYNFVDPQDYIAPVNPQLRAQFAKPNEKIVLHMSNFRPVKRISDVIDIFAGIHKEVPSHLVFVGEGPELAKAVHQVKELDLTSRVHYLGKQNNVAEVIGLADLLLLPSEKESFGLVALEAMAGGVPTIGSNTGGIPEVVNHGVNGYLAPVGHIEEMAAYAVRLLSDSALYHDFSLAGIQRARAQFSAAAIVEQYERIYYKVTEASSCNSSLSM; translated from the coding sequence GTGGTGAAGCGTTTGAAAATCGGTATTTCTTGTTATCCTACTTTAGGTGGTTCCGGCGTCGTCGCAACAGAGCTAGGCAAGATGCTCGCAGAAAGAGGACACGAGGTTCATTTCATCACCGACCGAATGCCGTTTAGGCTCGGACAATTTCATTCCAATATTTTCTATCACGAGGTAGAAGTGAGCGATTATTATGTATTTCGCTATCCGCCTTATGATCTGGCGCTCGCCAACAAGCTCGCTCAAGTCGCCAAGCAGGAGAAGCTGGATATTCTTCATGTGCATTACGCTGTTCCCCATGCCATATGCGCTTATTTGGCGAAGCAGATGGTCGGGGATCATCTGAAAGTCGTCACGACCCTGCACGGTACAGATATTACGATTCTCGGACACGATCCCTCTCTGCGGGATCTCATACGGCTGGCCATTCACCAAAGCGATGCCGTTACGGCTGTCTCTCAGGATTTAATCGCAGAAACATACGAGGTGCTCGGTAATGAAAAGCCAATCGAGCTGGTCTACAATTTTGTCGACCCTCAGGACTACATAGCACCGGTCAACCCGCAGCTTCGCGCGCAATTTGCCAAGCCGAACGAGAAGATCGTGCTGCACATGTCTAACTTCCGCCCTGTTAAGCGGATCAGCGATGTCATAGACATCTTTGCCGGCATTCATAAGGAAGTCCCTTCTCACCTCGTCTTTGTCGGCGAAGGGCCCGAGCTTGCCAAAGCCGTGCATCAGGTCAAGGAATTAGACCTCACAAGCCGGGTTCATTATCTCGGCAAACAGAACAACGTAGCCGAAGTGATCGGCCTAGCCGACCTTCTGCTGCTGCCTTCCGAGAAGGAAAGCTTCGGACTTGTAGCCTTAGAAGCCATGGCAGGGGGTGTCCCTACGATCGGCTCCAACACGGGAGGCATTCCCGAAGTGGTCAACCATGGCGTCAACGGGTATCTGGCCCCTGTGGGCCATATCGAAGAGATGGCTGCTTACGCTGTCAGGCTGCTGAGTGATTCCGCGCTGTATCACGATTTTTCGCTAGCCGGCATTCAACGCGCTCGCGCGCAGTTCTCCGCCGCTGCCATTGTAGAGCAGTATGAGCGGATCTATTACAAGGTCACTGAGGCCTCAAGCTGCAACTCCTCACTGTCCATGTGA
- the trpS gene encoding tryptophan--tRNA ligase produces the protein MKRVLSGMQSSGFLTIGNYIGALRNYVKLQHLHECFFMVVDLHAVTVPQEPAALREQTESAAALYIASGIDPNKASVFLQSHVHAHAELGWLMTTLTHMGELERMTQFKDKSAGKDSVGAGLFTYPSLMAADILLYNADLIPVGDDQKQHLELTRDLAHRFNNRFGDYFTMPEPYMPEVGARIMSLDDASKKMSKSNPNPGSYIAMLDEPSVIRKKISRAVTDSGREVKYDPQNKPEVSNLISIYSHFADMSVAEIEAKYEGQGYGPFKKDLAEHLVAVLEPIQQRYREIRASGEIFDILKKGAEEAAEVANATLLEVKKRMGFVI, from the coding sequence ATGAAACGAGTATTATCCGGCATGCAGTCCAGCGGATTTTTGACCATAGGCAATTATATCGGCGCGCTTCGCAACTACGTAAAGCTCCAGCACCTGCATGAATGCTTTTTTATGGTCGTTGATTTACATGCGGTGACGGTTCCCCAAGAGCCTGCTGCGCTTCGGGAACAGACGGAATCCGCTGCGGCGCTGTACATTGCCTCCGGTATTGATCCAAACAAGGCGTCCGTATTCCTGCAATCCCATGTCCACGCTCACGCCGAGCTGGGATGGTTGATGACGACGCTCACGCATATGGGCGAATTGGAGCGGATGACGCAGTTTAAGGATAAATCCGCGGGTAAGGATTCGGTAGGTGCAGGGTTGTTCACGTACCCGTCCCTGATGGCGGCGGATATCCTGCTGTATAACGCGGATCTGATTCCGGTTGGTGATGATCAGAAGCAGCACTTGGAGCTGACCCGCGATCTGGCGCACCGTTTTAACAACCGTTTCGGTGATTACTTTACGATGCCGGAGCCTTATATGCCGGAGGTTGGAGCGAGAATTATGTCGCTCGATGATGCATCGAAGAAGATGAGCAAAAGCAATCCGAATCCGGGCAGCTATATTGCGATGCTGGATGAGCCGAGCGTGATCCGCAAGAAGATCAGCCGTGCGGTAACCGACTCGGGCCGCGAGGTGAAATATGATCCCCAGAACAAGCCGGAGGTTAGCAATCTCATCAGCATCTATTCGCACTTTGCGGACATGAGCGTCGCAGAAATCGAGGCGAAGTATGAAGGGCAAGGTTATGGACCGTTCAAAAAGGATTTGGCTGAGCATCTTGTAGCTGTGCTCGAGCCGATCCAGCAGCGTTACCGCGAAATTCGAGCTTCCGGAGAGATTTTTGATATTTTGAAAAAAGGCGCAGAGGAAGCGGCGGAAGTGGCGAATGCGACACTGCTTGAAGTGAAGAAGCGTATGGGTTTTGTTATTTAA
- a CDS encoding permease — translation MPSTFYRWSLPIIAAVCMQLIYLIATHRELPHWLVLDGKWMQVVHTFFSIFLDALPFMLLGITMSTIVENFIPESFIRKMTPRHPLGGILFACLLGILFPLCECGMIPFVRRLMRKGMPVYIAVILILVGPVLNPVSFAATYMAFDTEPLMAYARMGLTFLVALVVGLLMTRFVTYNPVRNTLRMNAADPCEEGCSHPGHDHSHTSGRPMIMLSHAYSELLEMSKYLMFGALVTAFIQTFIPKASLASFGQDSLVSHMFMIVFAYLLSLCSTTDAFVAASFSDTFSLGALLGFLVFGPMIDIKSTFMLLSVFKARFVLQLAMIVTIVVLAGSHLFEMILWP, via the coding sequence TTGCCTTCTACATTTTACCGGTGGAGCCTGCCGATCATCGCTGCAGTCTGTATGCAGCTTATCTATTTGATTGCCACACATAGAGAACTCCCGCATTGGCTTGTCCTAGATGGGAAATGGATGCAGGTTGTTCATACGTTCTTCAGTATTTTTCTGGACGCACTGCCCTTTATGCTGCTGGGTATAACCATGTCCACCATCGTCGAGAACTTCATCCCGGAATCATTTATCCGTAAAATGACGCCGCGGCATCCCTTAGGCGGAATCTTGTTCGCCTGCCTGCTCGGCATTCTGTTCCCGCTCTGCGAATGCGGGATGATTCCCTTTGTCCGCCGACTGATGAGAAAAGGCATGCCGGTTTACATTGCCGTTATTTTGATCCTCGTGGGCCCCGTTCTTAATCCGGTTTCCTTCGCCGCTACCTACATGGCCTTTGACACGGAACCTCTCATGGCTTATGCCCGCATGGGACTGACCTTTCTCGTAGCCCTTGTCGTGGGACTGCTCATGACTCGATTCGTCACCTATAATCCCGTTCGCAACACGCTTCGTATGAACGCTGCGGATCCATGCGAAGAAGGCTGCAGCCACCCGGGACACGATCACTCTCATACCAGCGGTCGTCCCATGATCATGCTCAGCCACGCCTACTCGGAACTGCTGGAAATGAGCAAATATTTGATGTTCGGCGCACTCGTAACAGCCTTCATTCAAACGTTCATTCCGAAAGCGAGCTTAGCCAGCTTCGGACAGGACTCATTAGTCTCTCACATGTTCATGATCGTCTTTGCCTATCTGCTGTCATTGTGCTCCACTACAGATGCCTTTGTCGCTGCTTCCTTTAGCGATACGTTCTCCTTAGGCGCCCTGCTCGGCTTCCTCGTGTTCGGTCCCATGATCGATATCAAAAGCACCTTTATGCTGCTATCGGTCTTTAAAGCGCGATTCGTACTACAGTTAGCTATGATTGTGACGATCGTGGTTCTGGCAGGCTCCCACTTGTTCGAAATGATTCTGTGGCCCTAG
- the ilvD gene encoding dihydroxy-acid dehydratase has product MANPKMRSDMIKKGFDRAPHRSLLRAAGVKEEDFGKPFIAVCNSYIDIIPGHVHLQEFGKLVKEAIREAGGVPFEFNTIGVDDGIAMGHIGMRYSLPSREIIADSFETVVNAHWFDGVVCIPNCDKITPGMIMGLLRVNIPTVLVSGGPMKAGKDKNGKSISLSSVFEGVGAYQAGKLDEAGLEELEQYGCPTCGSCSGMFTANSMNCLAEGLGLALPGNGTILAVAEERKEFVKRSARQLMELIEKDIKPRDIVTIDAIDNAFALDMAMGGSTNTVLHTLAIAHEAGIDYPISRINEIAERVPHLAKIAPASDYHIEDVHLAGGVSAVINEVLKKPGAMNGDCLTVTGKTLRENVAGCEILNTDVIHTLDNPHSEKGGLAVLFGNLAPEGSIVKVGAVDKSVGGRHVGPAICFDSQEEALYGIANGKVKEGHVVVIRYEGPKGGPGMPEMLAPTSQIVGMGLGAKVGLITDGRFSGASRGISIGHISPEAAEGGPLAFVQDGDIIDLDMDNRKIELQISDEEMAKRRENWKGFEPKIQSGYLARYSKLVTNASAGGVLKI; this is encoded by the coding sequence ATGGCAAATCCAAAAATGCGAAGCGATATGATCAAAAAAGGTTTCGACCGCGCGCCACACCGCAGCTTGCTGCGTGCCGCAGGGGTGAAAGAGGAAGATTTCGGCAAGCCGTTTATCGCGGTTTGTAACTCGTATATAGACATTATTCCGGGCCACGTGCACCTTCAAGAATTCGGTAAACTGGTTAAGGAAGCCATCCGTGAAGCGGGCGGCGTACCGTTCGAATTCAACACCATCGGTGTGGATGACGGTATTGCGATGGGTCACATCGGTATGCGTTACTCGCTGCCAAGCCGTGAGATCATTGCAGACTCTTTTGAAACCGTCGTGAATGCGCACTGGTTTGACGGTGTCGTTTGTATCCCGAACTGTGACAAAATTACACCGGGCATGATCATGGGCTTGCTTCGTGTCAACATCCCAACAGTGCTTGTCAGCGGCGGTCCGATGAAAGCCGGTAAAGATAAGAACGGCAAATCGATCTCCCTGTCTTCCGTATTTGAAGGCGTGGGCGCTTATCAAGCGGGTAAGCTCGATGAGGCGGGACTTGAAGAATTGGAGCAATACGGCTGTCCGACTTGCGGTTCCTGCTCCGGTATGTTCACGGCTAACTCCATGAACTGCTTGGCTGAGGGACTTGGTCTGGCGCTTCCTGGTAACGGAACGATCCTGGCTGTTGCTGAAGAGCGCAAAGAGTTCGTGAAGCGTTCTGCCCGTCAATTGATGGAGCTGATCGAGAAAGACATTAAGCCTCGTGACATCGTAACGATCGATGCCATCGATAACGCATTTGCGCTTGATATGGCGATGGGTGGTTCCACAAATACCGTTCTGCATACGCTGGCTATCGCACACGAAGCAGGCATCGACTATCCGATTTCCCGCATTAATGAAATTGCGGAGCGCGTTCCGCATTTGGCGAAAATCGCACCTGCTTCTGACTATCACATCGAGGATGTGCACTTGGCAGGCGGCGTGAGCGCTGTGATCAATGAGGTACTGAAGAAACCAGGTGCGATGAACGGCGATTGTTTGACCGTTACTGGTAAAACGCTTCGTGAAAACGTAGCAGGTTGCGAAATTTTGAACACGGATGTCATTCATACTTTGGACAACCCGCATAGTGAAAAAGGCGGTTTGGCTGTCCTGTTCGGTAACCTGGCACCTGAAGGCAGCATCGTCAAAGTCGGTGCGGTAGACAAATCCGTCGGCGGCCGTCACGTGGGTCCTGCGATCTGCTTCGACTCTCAAGAAGAAGCGCTTTATGGTATTGCCAACGGCAAAGTGAAGGAAGGCCATGTTGTGGTTATTCGTTATGAAGGACCTAAGGGCGGTCCAGGTATGCCGGAAATGCTGGCTCCTACTTCTCAAATCGTTGGTATGGGTCTCGGTGCGAAGGTTGGTCTGATTACAGATGGACGTTTCTCCGGCGCATCCCGCGGTATCAGCATCGGACATATTTCTCCGGAAGCGGCTGAAGGCGGTCCGTTGGCATTCGTTCAAGACGGCGACATTATCGACCTCGATATGGACAACCGTAAAATCGAGCTGCAAATCAGCGATGAAGAAATGGCGAAGCGCCGTGAGAATTGGAAAGGTTTTGAGCCGAAAATTCAATCCGGTTACCTTGCTCGTTACTCCAAGCTGGTTACGAACGCAAGCGCAGGCGGCGTGTTGAAAATCTAA
- a CDS encoding alpha/beta-type small acid-soluble spore protein gives MGTGQSRSSNSLVVPQANQALDQMKYEVAQELGIQIPQDGYYGYMATRDTGAIGGHITRRLVQIAEQQLAGKFSR, from the coding sequence ATGGGTACAGGACAATCTCGCAGCAGTAACTCCTTAGTTGTTCCACAAGCCAACCAGGCACTAGACCAAATGAAGTATGAGGTTGCTCAAGAACTGGGCATCCAAATTCCTCAAGATGGTTACTATGGCTACATGGCTACCCGTGACACCGGTGCAATCGGAGGTCACATCACTCGCCGTCTCGTACAAATTGCTGAGCAGCAGCTAGCTGGCAAATTCAGCAGATAA
- a CDS encoding ABC transporter substrate-binding protein has translation MARITGKFQAKGTAMLALVMIMAMWLTACGGKPQTSSSTATAAPTAASSVAPAEEGTRTIKHAMGETAVPAHPQRVVILTDEGTEALLALGIKPVGAVESYYGDPWFAHIKDDMQGVTTVGGESQPNLEIIASLKPDLIIGNKMRHEKIYDQLKLIAPTVFSETLRGEWKNNFQLYADALNKKAEGDKVIAAFDARIEDFKSKAGDKLKEKVAVVRFMGGKTRFYFGNMFTGVIFKQIGFQRTDPKSDEKSFEDITKERLTELESADRVFYFTYEIGDGKGSKQEQDWLNDPLWQNLKPVKENKVVKVDDATWNTAGGVRAANILLDDLYKIYDVKP, from the coding sequence ATGGCAAGAATAACTGGAAAGTTTCAGGCAAAAGGTACGGCGATGCTGGCTCTCGTTATGATTATGGCGATGTGGCTGACTGCGTGCGGTGGGAAACCGCAAACTTCGTCATCGACAGCAACCGCAGCTCCGACGGCAGCTTCATCGGTGGCGCCTGCGGAAGAAGGAACTCGCACGATTAAACATGCGATGGGGGAAACGGCGGTACCCGCACACCCGCAGCGCGTGGTGATTCTTACGGATGAAGGAACGGAAGCGCTATTAGCGCTAGGAATCAAACCGGTTGGTGCTGTCGAATCTTATTATGGAGATCCGTGGTTCGCACATATTAAGGACGATATGCAGGGGGTAACGACAGTTGGCGGGGAGTCCCAGCCCAATCTTGAGATAATCGCTTCACTGAAGCCGGACCTAATTATTGGGAATAAGATGCGTCATGAGAAAATTTACGACCAGTTAAAGCTCATTGCTCCGACCGTATTCTCGGAGACGCTGCGCGGCGAGTGGAAAAATAATTTCCAGCTGTATGCGGATGCGCTGAACAAAAAAGCGGAAGGCGACAAGGTTATCGCAGCGTTTGATGCTCGAATTGAGGACTTCAAGAGCAAGGCTGGAGACAAGCTGAAGGAGAAGGTTGCAGTAGTCCGATTTATGGGCGGCAAGACGAGATTCTACTTCGGCAACATGTTTACCGGTGTCATTTTCAAACAGATTGGGTTCCAAAGAACGGATCCGAAGAGTGATGAAAAGTCATTCGAGGATATTACCAAGGAGCGTTTGACCGAGCTGGAGTCCGCAGACCGCGTGTTTTATTTTACCTATGAGATTGGTGACGGAAAAGGCTCCAAGCAGGAGCAGGATTGGCTGAATGATCCGCTATGGCAAAACCTGAAGCCAGTCAAAGAAAACAAGGTGGTCAAGGTGGACGATGCTACCTGGAATACCGCCGGCGGTGTGAGAGCGGCTAATATTCTGCTTGATGACCTGTACAAGATTTATGATGTAAAGCCATAA
- a CDS encoding O-methyltransferase produces MNLELMPLARQMDVAFKEMKEEFMQLTSGTVLFQIRNNVIGKFGIKHLPLESKGGQLVVSGKGLGEVHYQTFRQMAIDSLKYKRNWTHGEIAMDFAIRQDLLSVSIQFESNYNMSNLKSGKAL; encoded by the coding sequence ATGAACTTGGAACTTATGCCATTAGCTAGACAGATGGATGTGGCTTTTAAAGAGATGAAAGAGGAATTCATGCAATTGACTTCAGGAACCGTGCTGTTTCAGATTCGAAATAATGTGATTGGGAAGTTCGGAATTAAGCATCTGCCACTGGAGAGTAAAGGGGGACAATTAGTAGTTAGCGGCAAGGGACTGGGGGAGGTACATTACCAAACATTTCGGCAGATGGCGATCGACTCGCTGAAGTACAAGAGGAACTGGACACACGGTGAGATTGCGATGGATTTTGCGATTCGGCAGGACTTGTTATCGGTAAGTATTCAGTTCGAGAGCAATTATAATATGTCAAATCTTAAGAGCGGGAAAGCCTTGTAA
- a CDS encoding methyl-accepting chemotaxis protein has product MKSLSSLSFRKKLQIGCYTIIGLNVISLLVLTIVPDWNRLLGIIFLVLMAVGSYPFIRLFEKQLTEPVAELSRIALNISKGDFSQKVQVTSDDTLGQLGQSFNKMIDKLRDILQETNTITKQVFTSSRDIYMKNENFRTVLEQVSISAHELASGAGQISEEVSSASMTAKDIESKIQVYADSAGEMKQRSDQMMTLVDKGRNSVDSQGTGMKRNVEVTKQVSETIDMLAKQAAGIGNVTRSISEIAEQTNLLSLNASIEAARAGEHGKGFAVVAQQVRKLAEESTSLTREVFGFVKSIEQGIQEAIRSIQINEDVVKKQTVLIDQTEKVFAEIVGSVGFISEEITRLADESANMLSNSQIIAASMENISAITQESAAGTEEVSASMNEQIATVQDIVKQAEDMTRVVTQLQQTIQIFKI; this is encoded by the coding sequence ATGAAATCATTATCATCACTGTCCTTTAGAAAGAAACTGCAGATCGGTTGTTATACAATAATCGGTCTAAATGTTATCTCTCTCCTAGTTCTTACAATTGTACCTGATTGGAACCGCTTACTTGGAATCATATTCCTGGTTCTGATGGCCGTTGGCAGCTACCCCTTTATCCGCTTATTTGAGAAACAATTAACGGAGCCGGTGGCAGAACTGTCTCGAATCGCACTCAACATTTCCAAGGGCGACTTCTCTCAAAAGGTACAAGTCACTTCAGACGACACGCTCGGACAGCTCGGACAATCCTTCAATAAAATGATCGATAAGCTGAGGGACATCCTGCAAGAAACGAATACCATCACCAAACAGGTATTTACTTCCAGCAGAGATATTTATATGAAGAATGAAAATTTCCGCACCGTCTTGGAACAGGTAAGTATATCGGCTCATGAGCTTGCTTCCGGTGCAGGACAAATCTCTGAAGAGGTATCCAGTGCATCCATGACGGCTAAGGATATTGAAAGTAAGATCCAGGTCTATGCCGATTCTGCCGGCGAAATGAAACAACGATCGGATCAAATGATGACCCTGGTTGATAAAGGACGTAACTCTGTTGACAGCCAAGGCACGGGAATGAAGCGTAACGTCGAGGTAACCAAGCAGGTATCCGAAACGATCGACATGCTGGCTAAGCAAGCTGCCGGTATCGGCAATGTAACAAGATCCATCTCCGAGATCGCAGAACAGACCAACCTGCTCTCTCTGAACGCCTCCATTGAAGCGGCTCGTGCCGGTGAACACGGCAAAGGCTTCGCTGTCGTCGCCCAGCAGGTCAGAAAGCTCGCCGAGGAGTCGACTTCGCTCACGCGTGAGGTGTTCGGCTTCGTCAAGAGCATCGAACAAGGTATTCAAGAAGCTATTCGCAGTATTCAAATCAACGAAGATGTCGTGAAAAAGCAAACCGTACTTATTGACCAGACGGAAAAAGTGTTTGCCGAAATCGTCGGCAGCGTCGGCTTTATCTCGGAAGAGATCACCCGCCTTGCTGATGAGAGCGCCAATATGCTAAGCAATTCTCAAATTATTGCAGCGTCCATGGAGAACATATCCGCCATCACCCAGGAGTCAGCTGCTGGAACGGAAGAAGTCTCCGCTTCCATGAACGAGCAAATTGCTACGGTTCAGGATATCGTCAAGCAGGCCGAAGATATGACTCGCGTGGTCACCCAGCTGCAGCAGACAATACAAATCTTCAAAATCTAA